The Paraburkholderia sp. FT54 genome contains the following window.
AATGGCGCGCCGCATTCCGGGAGGCGCTGGGTCCGAATGGCCAGCTCATCGTCTCTCTCGTCCCCCAGCTGGCTCTCATCATCGGTGAGCCGCCTCCGCCCCCTGACCTTCCGCTACAGGACCAGCAGGCCCGGTTCCAGATGGTATTCCGGCGTTTCCTCTGCGTGTTTGCCAGGTCGGAGCACCCGCTAACGCTGTTCCTCGATGATCTGCAGTGGATGGACCCGGCAACCCTTGACTTGATCGAGCATCTGATTGCGCACCCGGACGTGCGCCACTTGCTGCTGGTCGGGGCCTACCGTGACAACGAGGTCGGTCCCGCGCACCCGCTAGCGCGAACGCTGGCGAGACTCCGCGGCGCCGGCGGGCGGGTGCGGGAGATTGTGCTGGCGGCCCTCCGTCCGGAGGATGTGGCGTGGCTGCTGGCGGATGCGCTGCACATGGAGCCAGGGCGCGTACGACCCTTGGCTGAACTCATGTTCGAGAAGACGGCTGGCAATCCCTTCTTTACGATCCAGTTCCTGCTCGCCCTGGCCGAGCAGGAACTACTGACATTCGATTCCGGCATGGCGGCCTGGACGTGGGACCTGCCCCACATCCGCCTCAAGGGATTCACCGACAACGTCGCGGATCTCATGGCGGCGAAGCTGCGCCGCCTGCCCCGAGCGAGTCGGAAAGCCCTGGGACAGCTGGCCTGCCTGGGGAATGTCGCAAACGCGGACACACTCGCTCTGGTGCACGCGGAGGGCGAGGAGGCGACGCACGCAGCGCTGTGGGACGCTGTGCGTTCCGGCCTCGTCGCGCGCTCGGATTGCACCTATACATTCCTTCACGACCGTATCCGGGAGGCGGCGTATGCGCTCATCCGCGAAGACGCGCGGGCGATGGCGCATCTCCGGATTGGCCGCGTTCTCGCGACCCGGACGTCCGCGGAGGACCTCGAGGAAAACATCTTCGATATTGTGAACCAGTTTGGACGCGGCGCGGCACTGATCAACACGCAGGAGGAGCGCGAACAGGTCGCCCAGCTCAACCTTTTGGCTGGCAAGCGTGCCAAGGGGGCAACCGCTTATGATGCGGCCCTGCAGTATTTCACCGCCGGCCGCGCGTTGGTGGCAGAGACCGGATGGGAACAGTGCTACCGGCTCACCTTCGACCTCGAGCTCAACTGCGCCGAGTGCGAATACCTGATCGGAGAGTCCGCATCGGCGGAAGAACGGCTCGCCATGCTGTCGATTCGCGCACAGACCATGGTTGACGCTGCGGCCGCCACCTGCTTGCGCATCAATCTCTACACTACCTTGGACCAGAGTGACAGCGCTGTCGAGGTCGGCGTGGAGTATCTCCGCCGGGTTGACGACCGGTGGTCGTCGCACCCAACGGCGGAGGACGTTCGCCAGGCCTATGATCGATTATGGCAATACCTGGGGGAGGGCTCGATCGAAGCACTGCTTGACCTGCCGCTGATGAGAGATCCAGAGCGATGCGCGACCATGGATGTGCTCACGGTACTCACATCGCCGGCCTTGTTCACGAACCTGAATCTGTTCCGGCTTGTCGTCAGTCAGATGGCGACCCTCAGCCTCGAGCACGGCAACAGCGACGGTTCATGCCTCGCCTATGCATGGCTGGGCGGCGTCCTGGGGACGTACTTCGGCGAATATCAGGCCGGGTTCCGCTTTGGCAGGCTTGGCCTGGACCTTGTGGAGAAGCGTGGGCTGGGCCGCTTCAGGGCCCGCGTCTACCTGGTCTTCGCCGTCCATGTTGCTCACTGGACTCAGCCCTTGCAGACGTCTCTCGCCTTCCTGAGGCGTGCCTTTGAGGCGGCGCTGGAAGCCGGTGACCTGTCTTATGCCGCGTATAGCTGCATCGACGTGATCACAAACCGGATTGCCACCGGAGATTCGCTCAGCGACGTCGAGCGAGAGGCCGAGCATGGGCTCGAATTTGCGCGGAAAATAGGGTTTGGTCTCGTGTGTGACTGCATCACTGGGCAGCTCAGGCTCATCCGGATGCTCCGTGGACAGACACCGGACTTCACCTCCTTCAATGACGCGGAGTTCGACGAGCACCGCTTCGAGCAACGCCTCGAGAACAATCCCCGGCTGGCCATTGGCGCGTCCTATTATTGGATTCGCCGGCTTCAAGCGAGCATCTACGGCAGCGACGAGGCATCTGCCATGGCGGCTGTATCGAAAGCGGCTCCACTGCTTTGGACAACTCCGACCCAATTTGAATCGGCTGAATATCATTTCTATGGGGCATTCGCGTGGGCGGCGCATTGCGATTTGAACGGGGCCGAGCAGCGACCTCAGCACCTGGAGGCGCTGGCGAGTCATCACAAGCAGCTCGCGGTCTGGGCAGAGAACTGTCCCGCAACGTTCGCGAACCGCGAGGCATTGGTAGGCGCCGAGATTGCACGGCTCGGAGGCCGTGACCTGGACGCGATACGCCTCTATGAAGAGGCCATCAGACTGGCGCGCTCGGATGGTTTCATCCAGAACGAGGCATTGGCTCACGAACGCGCCGCAGGGTTTTGTACGGCGCGCGGCTTTCCGACGATGGCTGACGCGTTTCTGCGAAACGCCCGGCGTTGCTACCTGAGCTGGGGCGCCGATGGGAAGGTGCGGCAACTTGATCAGCTCTATCCCCAACTGAGCGAGAAAGAGCCTGTAGCCGGACCGACGAGCACGATCCAGGCACCGGTCGAGCATCTGGATCTCGCGACCGTGCTCAAAGTGTCGCAAGCCGTTTCAGGCGAGATCCTGCTGGACAAGCTGCTCGACACGCTCATGCGTACGGCTATCGAGCATGCTGGAGCCGAACGAGGCCTGTTGATTCTGTCACACGGGATTGAGCAGCGAATCGCGGCGGAAGCCATAACGAGTGGCGATACAATTGTCGTACGGCTGCGCGACCAGGCCTTGAGCGCATCGGCGCTGTCCGAGACGATCGTCCAGACTGTCCTTCGCACGCAGGAGGCCATCATCCTCGACGACGCCGCGGCCGAACCCGCATTTGCCGCGGATCCTTACATCCGGCAGCGTCACGCCCGGTCCATTCTCTGCCTGCCCCTGGTCAACCAGAGCAAGCTCATCGGCGTGCTCTACCTCGAAAACAACCTGGCTGCGCGCGTGTTCACGCCGACCCGGATCTCGGTGCTGCGGCTGGTTGCCTCCCAGGCGGCGATCGCGCTGGAGAACACCCGTTTGTACCACGACCTCGCGGAGCGCGAAGCGAAGATCCAGCGCCTGGTCGATGCCAACATCATCGGGATCTTCTTCTGGGACCTTGAAGGTCCCATCCTCGGGGCCAATGACGCGTTTCTCCGGATCGTGGGATACGACCGCGAGGATCTCGTCGCGGGTCGCCTGCGCTGGACTGAGCTGACGCCCCCAGAATGGCGCGATTGGCATGAACGCATTTGGACTCCAGAACTCAAGATGACCGGGCGCGTGGCACCCTATGAAAAGGAGTACTTCAGGAAAGACGGCAGTCGTGTGCCCGTGCTCGTCGGCTCGGCGAGCTTTGATGAAGCCCGGAACCGGGGTGTCGGCTTCGTGCTCGATCTGACCGAGCGCAAGCGGGCCGAAGAGGCCTTGCGCGTCGTGCAGAGGGAATTGGCGCACGCAAACCGTGTCGCCACCATGGGGCAACTGACAGCCTCGATTGCCCATGAAGTAAAGCAGCCCATCGCCGCGACGATCGGCAACGCCGAGGCGGCGATACGCTGGCTCGGCCATCGACCGCCGGATCTGGATGAAGTACGCGACGCGCTTTCGCGCATCGTCAAAGAGGGTCGGCGCGCGAGCGAGGTCATCGGCCGGATCCGTGCCCTTGTCGAGAAGGCGCCGCCTCTGACGGATCGCCTGGACATCAACGAGGCGATCCGAGAGGTGATTGAACTCACCCGTGGCGAAACCGTGAAGAACGATGTCACGGTGCGGACGGACCTCGCGGACGGATTGGCGCTCATTCACGGCGACCGGGTCCAGCTGCAACAGGTGCTCCTGAATCTGATCATCAATGCCGTCGAGGCCATGACCGAAGTCAGCGAGGGAGCGCGAGAGCTATTGATCAGGACCGGGGAAGTCGAGGCGGGCTACGTGCTCGTTGCGGTGCGGGATTCGGGCCCGGGCCTGGACCCGAAGCATGCGGAACGCCTGTTCGAGACCTTCTATACGACCAAGGCCAGCGGGATGGGCATGGGCCTGACGATTTGCCGTTCGATCATCGAGGCTCACGGGGGGCGGCTGTGGACCTCCACGAATGAACCACGGGGTGCCGTCTTTCACTTCACCCTGCCTGTAGGACGGGACGAGGTCGTTCGCCCCGACCACCACCGGCCAGATGCTGCGGTATGACGTTGCGGGTCCGGAGAGCGAGCCCGGTCCGTTCCTGGCGACCGTCAACGTGACTCGTGTGATCGCCTCTTCGGACTGTCGGGTTGGATCGATGGTGTTCGCAAGAGTCTGCCCCTGGAAGTCATGATCAAGCAGGCGCTAGTTGTACGAGGTACCGAAGCTGTTCAACGGCTACCTGGTTCGTCGTGCTGCCGCACCGGAAGTGAGGTCGGTCGAGACGCGTGGACGCCAACGGGTTAAGCAGCGACCTGATTCAGATAGTATCGCTGCGTGAATGCTACGGGTGACAGGTAATCTAGACGAGCCTGCGTGCGCTGTCGGTTATAAAACATCTCGATGTATTCGCTGATGGCTCGCCTGGCTTCATCGCGCGTGGCGAAGCGTCGATGATAGACCAGCTCGCTTTTTAGAGTGCCCCAAAACGATTCGATCGGCGCGTTGTCAAAGCAGTTTCCTCGTCGACTCATTGACGCCTGCATGCGGAACTGGCCGACGAGATCCTGATATGCGTGAGCGCAGTATTGGGCGGATTCAACCCGTCGTCCAACACTAGATTGTTGAACAGATTTTAGATACTCGTCCAGAGCTTCGGCAGGTGTCTTCCAGCCAAGTGTTTTCCGGGGTCTGGTATTCAGTGCATTGGCAACGGCCTGGATCTCTCGAGCGCTCCACCTGGATAGGTCTGTGCCCTTTGGAAAGTATTGTCGCAGAAGGCCGTTCGTGTTCTCGTTCGTGCCGCGTTGCCATGGACTGTGCGGGTCGGCGAAGAATACCTTTACCCCGGACTCGACGGTGAAGCGGGCGTGATCGGATAGTTCCTTGCCACGATCCCAGGTCAATGACCGCCACAACTGGGCAGGCATGTCAGTCACGGTCTTCTTGAGCGCATTGGCCATCGTGACAGCTCCGTAGCCAGCCAGCGCGGGGCCGTTCTTCGTTCGGGGAGTCAACCCATAGCCTTTCTCCCGAGGCAGGTGCACGAGCATGGTGAAACGGCTTGATCTCTCCACCAGCGTCCCAATAGCAGATCGGTTCAGGCCGATGATCAGGTCACCCTCCCAATGCCCTGGCACGGCACGATCCTGCACTTCTGCAGGCCGGCTAGAGATCATCACATCCTCGCTAACGTGCGCCCAAGCCTTGGCTTGTGCCCTGGCTCTCGGTACGCGCAACGCCCGCCCTGTGCGAAGACAGCTGACCAGTTCGCGCTTGAGGGCACCTCGGCTCTGGATATAGAGAGCCTGGTAAATCGCTTCGTGAGAGATGCGCATAGATTCGTCATCCGGGAAGTCGAACTGCAGCCGTTTGGAAATCTGTTCGGGTGACCAGCCATTAGCCCATTTACGGTCACCGCGATGCGGCTTGTTTCTCCCTTTGAACGGCGCTTGCCGAGGCCCAGCAATCGCACGGCCATCCGCATCGCGAACCTTGCCCTCCAAACGGTCTTGCACGTAGTGGTGCAGCCGTGGGTTAGTCACCAGTTTCGACGGTTTGGGTCTTCTGGCAACCAGTTCGGCCTTCCACTGCGCAACCGAAGCCCGATAATCAAGCTGGCCGCTGCGAGTTGCAGCGTTACGTGTCAGTTCCCGGGAGACCGTTGACGGGCTGCGTCCGATACGGCGAGCGATCTCGCGTATTCCGACGCCCTGGACCGTGGCGTGGTCAAACGGCTCACGCGCGTCATGACGTTGCCCGTCTGTGTCTACCACCGCCTTCGTCGCCACAACGGCGAGATAGTCTGCCCGCGTTGCCGGTTTCTCCAGGAAAACCGGCGGCGCAGCAACCCAATACGCTTTAGCGCTTTCTACTGGGGAGACGGCGGATTCAAAAGCTTACTCAACGGCTTCAGTGGGCCGATTGGGAGCAGCGAGAATATCATTAAGTGCGCTTTCCCCAAGGGAAGTGCCTCAAGCATTTCATGCGCTCGACTGACGTCCGTAACGTTCAGGATGAACGCCACCCCAGCCCGGTCTTGCATTGAATACCACTGGTCAATCTTGCCCTCGAGGTAGAGTTGTGCCGTATCGCGAACTTCGGTCGGAAGAATGCGTTGGACAAGTTGCATGTCCGTGCCCGGCGGAAAGATACTAATCGCCAATATCTTCGTGGTTGGCGTGGTCGGCATCGGAGTGGTTTGCGCCATGGAGACTCCAGCAGAAGCGACCAGCACAGAGGCTGTTGTCAAATTCAGAAGAAAGCGTTTCACGCAACGTCCAACACCGACATGTCGGCAGAGATTCCGGCCAGTTGGGCAATATCGGTGGTGGCAGCAAGCCCATGCGGGTGAAAGTGGTCGAGGGCGCCCAGTTGCTGTGGTGTGAGCGGGTGATTTTCCGGCCCAGGGACCGTCAGTGCGATCTTCAGCCGATCGGTCAGGCCGGTCGCGCGATAGTGTTCGCGTACGCCACCAAGTGCATCAGTCATCGCAAAATCCTCACTGCTTCGATCGGTAGTCGTTCGTTACGGCAACTCTTCAATACAAGGAGGCTGGCGCGAGGCCACACCAGGTGCCGTATTCAGCGCTGCGGCTTCTGGTCCCGTCAGATAGCAATCTCGGAAGCGCTCATCGACGCGTTCCCCCATCCGTTTCGAAAACAGCAGCGCTGCGTTGAGCGGGCGATGATTGATGACCACGGAATCCGTCTCGCCCTGTTCGTTCAGATGCGCGACGACCACCGTTTCGATCGGCACGCCCTGGATCTGCGACCGATAGGATTTCATGTACAAACCGTTGCCGATCTCGCCCTTGTAGCTGTGATGCTGGAATTCGTAGAGCGAGACCGCGTGTTTGATTACGGAGAGAATATCGGCTCGTCCCTCGATCAGACGCTTCAGCACGGTGGCTTCGAGCGTCGCGTTTTCGGCGAGCCTCGCCAGCCAGAGCGGCGGACCGCCTGCGGGCGCCAGCACGGGGGCTGTGTCGTTGAATTTCATGCTGGACGCTCCAGTTGCGGTTTGTTCGTCATGCCTGCGCTGGAGGCATCGAGCGCTGCTTCGAGCGTGATGCGCGCCTTTTCGAGGCGGCGTCGCGCGAGGCGTCCAACGCCCGCGCCGCGCTCAGACTCGCCCGCCAGCAGCGCATGAATATCGGGCAGCATCCAGATCGCCCCGCGCGTCCCCCATGCGCCATCCGGAATCTCGGTCGGGAAGACCCAGACGCGCGGCGCAACGTCATCGTACGGCCGGTTCTCCGCGCGCGCCACCGCTTCCGTGACGTTTCTGACGAGCGAGCGACGCGATTCGTCGGTGTATTGCCCTTCGGGCGCAGACGGACTGATCCGGTAACGTCTCGTGTTCGTGCGTTCGCCGCCGATGTAGATCGCATCAGGCCGATGCAGATGGAACACGGTGACACGCTGTGCGATCGGATTGGCGGGATCGTACCCTTCCGCCTTGATCAGGATGTCGGTCAGTTCCTTGACGAGGCGCGCTTCGGCCTCGGGTGTCAAGGCGTCTTCGGGCCACAGTGCATCGATCATTGGCATGGTGCTGCTCCTGCTTTCAGGTCATTGGATGTGGCCATGACCGGGGTTTCTCGTGCGGCCGGAAGTGGCAGCATCGCCATTATTCAGGGAATTTCAGACACGCAATGGCCATCGTCCGCATCTGGGTCTATGACGGAATCCTCGCGTCCGGCGTCGCGGGCCCTGTTGACGTCTTCAGCGCGGCCAATCAGTTCCATGCGCGCAAGGCTGCACCGGGCACGACATCCCCGCCCGTGTTTGCATGGCGCGTGGAATCTCTCGACGGGCAACCCGTCACGGCTGCGTCGGGCCAGATCATTCACGTCGACGGCAAGATCGACCCGCGCAA
Protein-coding sequences here:
- a CDS encoding AAA family ATPase, with translation MDSTFEVLGKDGDRAFVRTWQVTVDGTRTSVLATWSTGEPPTAAGQDRLFHEYALKDQLDSAWAVRPLELVRKGDRTVLVFADPGGEPLERLLGRPFETDRFVRLAVSIAAALGEVHLHGLVHKDVKPAHILVDESTGSVRLTGFGLATLLPRERQSPAPPENIAGTLAYMAPEQTGRMNRSIDARSDLYSLGITFYQMLTGSLPFTASEPMEWIHCHIARKPVPPGERVKRVPAQVSRIVMKLLAKTAEERYQTAAGLQHDLRRCLAAWEAVRQVNPFPLGERDIPDRLLIPEKLYGREREIATLLSAFDRVANEGTPALVLVSGYSGVGKSAVVNELHKVLVARRGLFASGKFDQYKRNIPYATLAQAFRSLVSQILGKSDTEMGQWRAAFREALGPNGQLIVSLVPQLALIIGEPPPPPDLPLQDQQARFQMVFRRFLCVFARSEHPLTLFLDDLQWMDPATLDLIEHLIAHPDVRHLLLVGAYRDNEVGPAHPLARTLARLRGAGGRVREIVLAALRPEDVAWLLADALHMEPGRVRPLAELMFEKTAGNPFFTIQFLLALAEQELLTFDSGMAAWTWDLPHIRLKGFTDNVADLMAAKLRRLPRASRKALGQLACLGNVANADTLALVHAEGEEATHAALWDAVRSGLVARSDCTYTFLHDRIREAAYALIREDARAMAHLRIGRVLATRTSAEDLEENIFDIVNQFGRGAALINTQEEREQVAQLNLLAGKRAKGATAYDAALQYFTAGRALVAETGWEQCYRLTFDLELNCAECEYLIGESASAEERLAMLSIRAQTMVDAAAATCLRINLYTTLDQSDSAVEVGVEYLRRVDDRWSSHPTAEDVRQAYDRLWQYLGEGSIEALLDLPLMRDPERCATMDVLTVLTSPALFTNLNLFRLVVSQMATLSLEHGNSDGSCLAYAWLGGVLGTYFGEYQAGFRFGRLGLDLVEKRGLGRFRARVYLVFAVHVAHWTQPLQTSLAFLRRAFEAALEAGDLSYAAYSCIDVITNRIATGDSLSDVEREAEHGLEFARKIGFGLVCDCITGQLRLIRMLRGQTPDFTSFNDAEFDEHRFEQRLENNPRLAIGASYYWIRRLQASIYGSDEASAMAAVSKAAPLLWTTPTQFESAEYHFYGAFAWAAHCDLNGAEQRPQHLEALASHHKQLAVWAENCPATFANREALVGAEIARLGGRDLDAIRLYEEAIRLARSDGFIQNEALAHERAAGFCTARGFPTMADAFLRNARRCYLSWGADGKVRQLDQLYPQLSEKEPVAGPTSTIQAPVEHLDLATVLKVSQAVSGEILLDKLLDTLMRTAIEHAGAERGLLILSHGIEQRIAAEAITSGDTIVVRLRDQALSASALSETIVQTVLRTQEAIILDDAAAEPAFAADPYIRQRHARSILCLPLVNQSKLIGVLYLENNLAARVFTPTRISVLRLVASQAAIALENTRLYHDLAEREAKIQRLVDANIIGIFFWDLEGPILGANDAFLRIVGYDREDLVAGRLRWTELTPPEWRDWHERIWTPELKMTGRVAPYEKEYFRKDGSRVPVLVGSASFDEARNRGVGFVLDLTERKRAEEALRVVQRELAHANRVATMGQLTASIAHEVKQPIAATIGNAEAAIRWLGHRPPDLDEVRDALSRIVKEGRRASEVIGRIRALVEKAPPLTDRLDINEAIREVIELTRGETVKNDVTVRTDLADGLALIHGDRVQLQQVLLNLIINAVEAMTEVSEGARELLIRTGEVEAGYVLVAVRDSGPGLDPKHAERLFETFYTTKASGMGMGLTICRSIIEAHGGRLWTSTNEPRGAVFHFTLPVGRDEVVRPDHHRPDAAV
- a CDS encoding Tautomerase enzyme, whose translation is MPMIDALWPEDALTPEAEARLVKELTDILIKAEGYDPANPIAQRVTVFHLHRPDAIYIGGERTNTRRYRISPSAPEGQYTDESRRSLVRNVTEAVARAENRPYDDVAPRVWVFPTEIPDGAWGTRGAIWMLPDIHALLAGESERGAGVGRLARRRLEKARITLEAALDASSAGMTNKPQLERPA